The region AGAGACGGAAAGCGAGGAAAGCAGGCAGGAGAGCAACCACTAAGGCTGCCAAAATTTGGGTGTCAGATAATGCCATGGATAGTTAACTCCTAGATAAAAACAGATCGTGAGAAACATTAACAACACTTTGCAATATGGGGGCAGTTTTGGGAAACAAGTTGTTACAAGTCTTTAGAAAACTCGATATTTGCCCAAATCCTATCCCCAGGGTGGCCAACTGAATAACCTAGTTTTAGGCTAGAGTTCTCCCCGGATTTCCTCCACCACGCCATCCCGGAGCACCAACTCCACCCCCATTTTTTGCACCAGGTTATCCCCTTTTTGGAGGCGGAAAAAGCTCTCCATCTGCCCCTGGATCACTTCCTGGTTGAGTTCTAATAACTGCACCTGTTGCATTTGTTGCAAGGCTTGGTTTTTCTGCTCAAGGATTTCGCTCTTTTGTTGATTGACCTGCATTTGAATATTTTCAATTTGCTGGCTGACATTGGCAGGCAGGGGCACCAAGCTTTGTTTTTTGATTTCGGCGATCGCCCGTTGACTTTGGGCATCAAGTTGTTGCACCTGATTATCCATCTGACCCACCTGGGCTTGGAGTTGTTGTTGCATCTCCTCTTTCCAGCGGGGGGTAACAATTACCTTGAGGGTGACGGGACGCTTGAGCAGTAATGTGTTGTTAGTATCGTCCATAAAATTGAATTAAACCTAAAACTAGGGAAAGGGTTACATTGCAGTGCATCCCCAGAATATCTTCCCAGTGCGGTTAAACCAAGCTAGAAGCCCTACCAATTGACCCTAGAAGTCATTACCATCAACCAAGGATGGCCCCACCACAGCAGGGCAATGAAGCACATTACCCCCACATAGGCTGGTTTAATAAATTCCTGCCACACCAGGGTCTGCTTTCCCTCCCAAATCGCTTGAAAGGGAATAATGGAAGTTCTTTGCTTGACCTGCAAAAAAGCCTCGCCATATTTCTGGTACCAACGGCGATCGCCATGCCAGACTGCAAAGCAATGGTGGGCAATTAGCCCCACACTAGTGACCAAAGTAAAAGTGGTTCCTAACCAGAGCGTATGGGCCAGACACCAGATTACCTGGCCGACCATTTGGGGATGGCGACAAATGCGAATAATGCCTGTTTCATAGAGGTGAATTTCCGGCTTTTGGATAGCGGCAATTTCCAAGAGGTTAAAAGTGGCCGGGAAAAGAAAGAAAAAGGAGAGGGCAGACAAAATCCATACCAGGGGTTTAACTCCCGTGACTCCCTGCACTTGCCAGAGTTGGAGGCCGTCATAGCGGTGGTTGAAAAAGTAAATAATCAAACCCGTGGCCAGGGGAATACTCACCAGGGCAAATAAAACTCGATAGCCCCTAGCGCCAATTTTGCTTTCCCCCCAGGGTCGTAGGGCCGCTAAGCCACTATGAGCTATTGCAAACAGCAAAAGATAGGCAGCAATAATGCCATGACTAGGGGTTAACCAGGGCCAGGGGGAGGAAATATCAAACAAGGCCAAAGGATTCAACGGAGGAAAGGGGGCAAAAACCATGGAAAAGTGTACGGGGTCAATGGCCAACAGCGAAACGGCGATCGCCAACGGTGACAGTTGACAAACAATACATTTTCCCACACCCCTATGCCCAAAGACGGCTTAGAATTGAGTATTGCTGTTTCTGTACCGTCCCGCCCCCTAGGTAATTTGCCATGCAGCGCACCCGATTAAATACCATCGTTGAAGTTCGTGGCCAACAACTTGCTCAATTTTTCAGGAATCCCTGGCGGCGTATTTCCCTAAGTTTATTAGCCTTTTTATTAGGCTTTTTTGTTGGGACTGCCGTAGCGACCACCGCCGGTCAGAATGCCCAATGGGACGTAGTTTGCGCCGCCTTTATTCTGCTTTTTTGTGAATTTACTAACCGTTGGTTCTATCGCCGGGGGGTGAAGATGGGAGAAATACGGGCAGACGTATTCAATATTTTTAAAATGGGAGTTTCTTACAGTTTATTTTTGGAAGCTTTCAAATTGGGTTCTTAAAGATATTCGTAACAGAATCATGCTTAATTTAAAGATTCAATTTAGGTTTGGCAAATGATATCATTGATTAGCTTTTGGTTATTTTTTGCCTTCAGTTTACGACAACCCCAACAAAGACAATTTTTAATTAATAAACCTTGGCAAGACTGGTTATTGGATGGCACAGGTTTAGCCGTGCAGGGGGCAATTATTCCCCTGCTGCAATTGTTACTGGTAATAAAATTTTATTCCCTTATTATTCCCCAGTGGCAACATAGTTTTAACCTGTTTCCCGCATGGCAATTTTTACTAGGCTTTGTGGCCATTGATTACGTTTATTACTGGAGCCATCGAGCCTTGCACAGTAAATTATTATTTCCCATTCACCAAGTCCACCACACCGTTAGTCAAATGGATTTGGTTAGCTGTGCCCGCAATACCCTCTGGTCTAGTTTATTTTTGCCCTACGTTTGGTTAAATAGCCTCATAATTTATTCGTTGCAGGATGCTAGAGGATATATTTTGGCCATTAGTTGCACCTATTTGCTGGATTTATGGCGACACAGTTCCCTGAATATAAATAAAGGTTCTTTGTTACACTATTACTTAAATGATTGGTTGATTTTGCCCCAAGACCACGGCCTACATCATCACCAAATTAGTAAGGGGAATTTTGGCGCTAATTTAAAGTTTTGGGATAAAATTCACGGCACTTATTTGGGAGATATGCCACATTCCCAGATAGATCAACTTCCTAAGATAGGTATTAAACTACACTTAGCTTTATGGCAACAACTTTTTTGGCCATTTGCTTGAAAATGGAGTGAAAAATAATTCAATTCTACAAAAAAATAATATCTAAAAACATCCTTAATAATCAAAATTCAAGTTTCTCAAACTAAAAAACTGGGAATGATAAAATTTTTTGTAAACTAGGTTGTTGGAAACAAAAAATCAAGGATGTTAGCTACTCTAGGAAAAATTTTATGATCACTCCCCCAAAAACTCAGAAGTGTCGCCATCCAATTTAATTTATTTTAAACTGCCATGACTTTGTTGAGTAAACTCCTGGCATTATTTCCAGGCTTAGTAGTTACTTTAGCCTTTACTTGTGCCATTTTCTTGGTCATGACTCAGGCTTGGTGGTGGCTACTATTGCTAGTGTTAATTATTTACGGTTTGCCCTTGCTAACCTATCGAATTCACCAACTCTTTTATCCTCTACAACCGGGACTTAGTTATTTGGTGGGAAGAAATTATGTTCCTTGGTGGGGAACCTATCAAATCCAACTGATTTATAACACCTTTCCGGCCCTCGAAAGATTACTGCACTTTGTCCCAGGTTTATTTTCTCTTTGGCTCCGGTTATGGGGTTCCATCATCGGGAAAAACGTACTCTGGACTCCCAGCATACAAATCCTGGACCGGGGAATGCTACACATTGGCGACCGAGTGATATTTGGTCATCGAGTTACTTTCGTGGGCCACGCCATCAAACCAAAACGGCATAATCTCCTGCTTTATGTTGAACGGATCACAATTGGTAACAATGTTTTTATCAGTGCGGGGGTAGGTCTTGGCCCTGGAGTGGTGATCGCCGATGGAAGTTATATTCCCTTTGGCAAAAAGATTTTTCCACGGCAAAAGATTGGCTCCAAAAAATAAATCACGGCGGCCTAACGGGGGAAACGGGCCATCAAAGTTTGCACCTGTTCTGCATGGTAGGAACTGCGAGTCAAAGGGGAAGCCACCACCTGCAAAAAGCCAATGGACTCACCGTAAACTCGCCAAGCATCGAATTGATCCGGAGTGACAAATTCCTGAACTCCCAAATGTTTTTGGCTAGGTTGTAAATACTGACCAATAGTTAAAATATCGCAGTCTACCCCTCGCAGTTCTTCCATTACCTGTCGTACTTCGGTGTCTGTTTCCCCCAGCCCCACCATAATGCCGGATTTAGTGTAAACCTTGGGCAAGATTTGCTTAGCTTGGTTGAATAACTCCAGGGATTGACCATAATCTGCCTGGGGCCGCACCCGTTTATAAAGTCGGGGCACTGTTTCCATATTGTGATTTAACACCTCTGGAGCTGCTTCTAACAATGTTGCCAAGGCCTGCCAATTGCCGCACAAATCTGGAATCAAAACCTCAATGGTGGTGCCTGGAGAAATTTTGCGGGTCGCTTCTATGCAACGAACAAACTGGGAGGCTCCCCCATCGGGTAAATCATCCCGATTAACCGCAGTAATCACCACATGCTTGAGATTTAGTCTTTTCACCGCAGCCGCTAATCTTTCCGGTTCCGTCGGGTCCAGGGGCTGGGGACGCTTCTCAAAATCAATATCACAATAGGGACAAGCCCTTGTGCAAGCAGGACCCATAATCAAAAAAGTCGCCGTCCCGGCCTGAAAACACTCGCCAATGTTGGGACAGGAAGCTTCTTCACATACGGTGTTTAATTGCAAATCCCGTAGAATATCCTTAACACTGCCCACCCTCTGCCATTGGGGCGCTTTGACTCGGAGCCAATCCGGTTTGACGGTCACGTCCAATCTCTCCTGCTATGGGAGATCCGATTGTACCAAAAATTCTTAACGGCCTTTCTCTGCACCTGGGGGACAAGGGAAGAGTCCTGTTCCACTGACCCAGACAAACGGGGAAATCTGGATTGATGGTTGAAAACTTTGTTCCATTTCTCTATTCATGGTCAAGGCACGAAACCCTGAAAATACCTGGGTCTACCGGGAAATTTATCTCCTGATGTTCTCTAAGCAAGCCAACCCTAAAAGTTAGAATGGTTGATGGACAAGGTTTTCTCCCATACCGCCATGACACAAGCCAATGCTGATCCCTGTTTTGAAACCGGACATATTTGCCCCATTCAGCATGTGGTGGATTTACT is a window of Synechocystis sp. PCC 7338 DNA encoding:
- the psaM gene encoding photosystem I reaction center subunit XII, which produces MALSDTQILAALVVALLPAFLAFRLSTELYK
- a CDS encoding YlqD family protein, whose protein sequence is MDDTNNTLLLKRPVTLKVIVTPRWKEEMQQQLQAQVGQMDNQVQQLDAQSQRAIAEIKKQSLVPLPANVSQQIENIQMQVNQQKSEILEQKNQALQQMQQVQLLELNQEVIQGQMESFFRLQKGDNLVQKMGVELVLRDGVVEEIRGEL
- a CDS encoding NnrU family protein, with amino-acid sequence MGKCIVCQLSPLAIAVSLLAIDPVHFSMVFAPFPPLNPLALFDISSPWPWLTPSHGIIAAYLLLFAIAHSGLAALRPWGESKIGARGYRVLFALVSIPLATGLIIYFFNHRYDGLQLWQVQGVTGVKPLVWILSALSFFFLFPATFNLLEIAAIQKPEIHLYETGIIRICRHPQMVGQVIWCLAHTLWLGTTFTLVTSVGLIAHHCFAVWHGDRRWYQKYGEAFLQVKQRTSIIPFQAIWEGKQTLVWQEFIKPAYVGVMCFIALLWWGHPWLMVMTSRVNW
- a CDS encoding DUF565 domain-containing protein, which encodes MQRTRLNTIVEVRGQQLAQFFRNPWRRISLSLLAFLLGFFVGTAVATTAGQNAQWDVVCAAFILLFCEFTNRWFYRRGVKMGEIRADVFNIFKMGVSYSLFLEAFKLGS
- a CDS encoding sterol desaturase family protein translates to MISLISFWLFFAFSLRQPQQRQFLINKPWQDWLLDGTGLAVQGAIIPLLQLLLVIKFYSLIIPQWQHSFNLFPAWQFLLGFVAIDYVYYWSHRALHSKLLFPIHQVHHTVSQMDLVSCARNTLWSSLFLPYVWLNSLIIYSLQDARGYILAISCTYLLDLWRHSSLNINKGSLLHYYLNDWLILPQDHGLHHHQISKGNFGANLKFWDKIHGTYLGDMPHSQIDQLPKIGIKLHLALWQQLFWPFA
- a CDS encoding acyl transferase gives rise to the protein MTLLSKLLALFPGLVVTLAFTCAIFLVMTQAWWWLLLLVLIIYGLPLLTYRIHQLFYPLQPGLSYLVGRNYVPWWGTYQIQLIYNTFPALERLLHFVPGLFSLWLRLWGSIIGKNVLWTPSIQILDRGMLHIGDRVIFGHRVTFVGHAIKPKRHNLLLYVERITIGNNVFISAGVGLGPGVVIADGSYIPFGKKIFPRQKIGSKK
- the lipA gene encoding lipoyl synthase produces the protein MTVKPDWLRVKAPQWQRVGSVKDILRDLQLNTVCEEASCPNIGECFQAGTATFLIMGPACTRACPYCDIDFEKRPQPLDPTEPERLAAAVKRLNLKHVVITAVNRDDLPDGGASQFVRCIEATRKISPGTTIEVLIPDLCGNWQALATLLEAAPEVLNHNMETVPRLYKRVRPQADYGQSLELFNQAKQILPKVYTKSGIMVGLGETDTEVRQVMEELRGVDCDILTIGQYLQPSQKHLGVQEFVTPDQFDAWRVYGESIGFLQVVASPLTRSSYHAEQVQTLMARFPR